CAAGTAAATCTGGTACAGGAAGCTTCAGCCCAacacagcattcaggaagctgcaAAGGTATTATGGGCTGCAATTAGCCAATTTTCAAATGCAAGTGAGGAGTGAAAAACAGAGCAGCTAACCTTTTATTGTTTGACTAAAAAGGAAATGGGACCAATGAGGCAGACAAGAAAGGCACATTTGCCGAGGAGAATTTGTTTCATAGTAAAGTGTAAGTTGGGCATGGTAGTGTACACTGAGCAAGGGGGTTCATAAATTCtaagccagtctgggttacatggcAAGTCTGACACTATTATCCCCTCTgtattgagactctgtcttagaAAATGAATGCCAACTGCTTTATACTATGACAATTGAAAGCATCTTAGGAGTTGATATTGCTTTACTTATGAGAGGCTCAAAGGTACAGAAGAGGAAAGTTTAGAAAAGACATTTACAAGTTGCAGTCTTCTGGAATGATTTGGAATTCTCTGTGTATGTAAAGCTGATGATCTGTTGCTAGCTAGTGATTGAGACCCCTTTATCTATCGTTCAAGAAGGTCCAGGTCCAGCTCATACTATTACTATACATTAGGATTGCCTACCTAATACTACTGATGAGCACAGGAAATAGCAACTGATTGTGAAGTTTTAAGGTTGAGGACCCTAAAAGTGAACAGCTTTGACTGTTGTTCTTGGCTGGAAGCTGGACATGTCCTTGATTTTGTCCTAATTCTCTTTCCTTAAATTAGTAACCTGCCTGGAAACTACACACAAGGATATGATCGAAACTTAGAGGCACCTGGACTCCTTATGGATGAGCTacctattaaaataatttctgacaTGAGTCTTATAAAAAGCCTCTAGGGAAAAGGTAGAAATGTGTCTTTCCATTGTCTGTTAATCCTATTCCACTTTTCAAATTTTCAGAATAAGAACTTGGAAGCCATTGTCAAGGGGTTACCTCAGTGTCTACTAATTTTCCAGGAACCTAGTCCTATGTCCTACAGCCTACTGGAGGCTAGACAGTCTTTATTGTCTTCAAGGACACCTCACTTCTTTGAATCACTGTTAATAGTTATGAATACATGCACAATACAAGAATGACAAGGTCATGAAGATATCTACCGAGTTTGCGAAGGAAAGTTTGGGAGACGAGGCAATGAGATCTAGGGTCATAATTCTAACAAAGAACACCTGACAGAGCAATAGATGGAGCTGTGAAAATGATGCTGAAACTGCAGTGGAGATGCTAGAAAgtcagagatgcaggaatgtACAACACCTGCAAAGAATAGCTCTGAATAGTGTGAAAAATTGtccaagaaaagaaagcatgttgGCTCCAGTTAGCAAAGAAATGGGAGTTGAACCTATGGCCTGATCATTTTGAAGCACACATCCCATGAAAATGTGTTGCAAATGCCAAATGTATAGATCTTGGATTTAATATATGCCTTGATGAATTTTAGTGTTcctttgttctgctccttcattACTTCCTAATTTCTTTCCTTAGGAAAGCAGGCAGTTTCCCCTAAACCACTTTATCTTGCAGGTATGTGAttctttttctaacttttattGGTATTTATGACAGGGTTGATTCTCAGAAAAGATTTTGGATATGGGCTTTTTTTTGCAATGATGAAACAGTTTAGACTTTGATGACTGTGAAACTGATATACTTTGTATTATGAAATGGGCTCGGGACTTTTCTACCTAAGAAGAGAACACTATAATTTGCATCTGGATTGCTCCCAAAGTATCATATATTAAAGTATTATTCCATTGCTTGAAACTATTGGGAAGTTGCAACAATATTATAAAGAAGAGTCCATTATGAGACCTTCCAGTCATTGTCAATCATTGGGAGATATGATACTCCCAAGCAAGTGTATGATACTGATGACTTTCTATCTTTTTACTTTCTGGCCATGGGgtacacagttttgttttttttaatatgtgcTGCTTGTGATAATATACAATCAGTGATGGATTATAGTATAAAAACTAGAAgggaaaatcattttttatttcatcagttgATTTACTTGGCTACTTATTACAGTAATGGAAAGCACTTTACATGCAAGATAAGTCATGCAATCAAAGCTGATTTTATAATCTCGATGGAATAGACATTAAATAGTGACTATCACATAATCAATACACACGGAAAAAGTTTTGATGACTATTGACCTTGAAAGGGCCCTTAAAAACTACACTTACATTTCAAATGGTGAATTGGAGAAACAGAATTCTAGAGAAATTGATTGATCTGCTCAGTATCACTCACCAGCTAAATCTAGAAACTAATAGCTTTCTGCCTGGTAACCGTTTGGTCACAAATAACATGTAGCTTTTCCTgaactaatgtgtatatatatatatatatacatacatatatacatatacacacacacacatatgagataATTTAGGGAAAGGCTAGAAAGTCAgaatatattcatttcataagCTTAGTTTCCTAAGTCCACAAATAAAGCTTTTAGCTGAAAAATGCTGAGGAATAATttatttgtacactgtaaagatttgtcactcatattggtttaataaaatgctgattgtccagtaacCAGGTGGgaaaagtataggtggggtaaccagactaagagaattctgggaagaggaaaggcagagagagtcagtcaccagccagacacagaggaagcaagatgagaatgcctcactgagaaaaggtacaaagtCACATGGCCAatcatagacaagaattatgagttaatttaagttgtaagagatagttaacaATAAACATGACCTAAtaagtcaaacagtttataattaatataaacctctgtgtgtttctttgggactgaacagttgtGGAACTAGACAAGACAAAAACTGCTCTCTACAAATAATATCAGAACTGAAGAGATTTTACCAATGTTGAAGTTTTCTCataaatgacaaaatattttaaatttcatgtttgaCAATAAGCTATCTTTCTCATTGAATCCTGATTGCTTTGGTTATTTCTCACTAATGAGTCATTCTTAATAAATCTTTCTAGAGAAATCAGACATTAATGTTTTCACCAACTGTTGCATAGATAGGAAtagaaattatttataatactCATTGacaaattttgaaaatttaatcaCTGAATGTAGGCTGGAGGTGTGGCTGTGATTGTCATTTATCTCCTTTTGCCAATAATAACCTGttctagaattaaatgaaaatagattctaaagattgatttatttaaaatcacTCAGTGGGGAAATTCATAATCACATCTTAATATCCTCCCTTTAATATCATTACCTAGTTGCCCATTgtgcaagagaaagagaaaatgcataATGCATTCCTAATGCAGATTGTAGGAACAtttaatgaaatggaaataaatttgttattttattttgctatctgGAAGGTTTAAGCAATGTGATATTTATGCAGTGGCAGCTCCCAGAGAGGTCTTTTAGAAAATCCTGTTAGCAGCAGTTAACAGGATACTTTATGAGAAGTTTAAGTTTCTTATAATACTGATGTGGCTAAGCATTTCCAAGAGATTGAAACCACAACTTACAGGTAGGCTTCCATAGTGATTTTTATAATTAAGTTGGAAATTATGATAGAAAAAAGAGAGGTAATATTTAAAAACCCAAACCCATTAGTTTTTGGTTAATTGTGATGAAATAATGATTGCTATAAACAACTTTCCATTTTTGAATCTTAGCAGTATTGCTCATTCCTCAGATTTGTCCATGAAGGAATAATTATCACCACTCACAAGCCATTGGgtttttccttcctttgattGCCTGATTGTTTGATTTGCACTTCAGTAGcactcattcatttctttaagaaGCTCATTGAGAAAAGATAGCCGTTTATACTTTGCAGATTCATCACAGAGAAAGTCAAGATTGGAGGAGAGTATTCTCTCctaaagtgtgattttttttaaacaaattcataGGGTTTTATTTCCATCCCATTGGGCAGGGCTCGGCATGGAGCAGACTCTTATAGAGGGAAGAGGCCACTACTCTACTTGACGGCAATGTTCAGGTTCCATAGCATCAAGATGACTGAGTCCTTGCGCAGGAATGTATTGGAGATGTAGCGGTCCTTGTTGACAGGCTCGGATTTCTTCTTGCCCTGGCCGTTGTTGGGGACCTCAGTCCacatctccttctccagcaccatgtcaaaGGCCTTCACCAGTTCCAGGAGCTTCTTGTTGTTGCAACAATTAATGAGGACGTGTGTGTTGTTCTTGACTGGCTGTGTTAGCACCGAGAGGGGACGTGTGTTgaattcctcctcctcccgccTCTGCAGCTCCTCTGGGGTCATCTCACTCTTGGGTTTATTGAGAAGACACATGGTTAATGTTTCACTGGCAGatcactcctgcctccacctcgtTGCTCTGGTCTGTAAATTCCTAATCAGTTTATTGCAGTGGTTTTGGTCTGCTATTTATAGTTGGGTTGGTGCAATGTTTagttaaaaatcatataaaaatggGAGTAATTTATCatatgattttgaaaataaagtttgtGTTTTGTTGCTCCAAAGATTTGAAAtagaattgagagagagagagagagagagagagagagagagagagagagagagagcactgtaGTTTGATTCactagagaatttttaaaaatctgatgaTTCGAGCTGACAACAAAGGGATAGGCTAAGatttttaaactttagaaatCTAACTATTCATTTTTGTCTCTTCcagtttcatacatgcatataaagaATTTGAGTTGTTTTCATCTTCCATTCTCTTTTCTACTCCCTTTCCCACTGTTACTTTTTCTTTCCTACAAGTTTTCCTCCTATTTTTGTGATCTTGTCTATGTATCTGACCCATTGCATTTACTTAAGACTGCTTCTGTGGACGCTGGTGGGTGGTTATTTACGGGAACATGGATTTGCAAATTGTTATAATTATACCAGTAAGTGTATGAGCACCTGTGTTTGCAGGTTTGTGAGCCTATGCCCATGTCAGAAGGCCATAAGATGGTGTTGAGTATCCATGTTAGAAGAGCCTCATGTCACTCATTAGTCACTTAATCTTATTCTTAGctcattttattgaaatattttgatGTACTGAATATATGCATAAATTGTAATTAGAAATTGTATTATCAAAAGCAAGTTTATAAACACATTTATCaccttcaatttttttctccctttattaTCTTATGATCAGACTGTCTAACATAAGACATAATTTGTCAACAAATTTCAATAATACAATATAGTACTATTAATCATGTATTATactgtattatatattttaattattttaataatatttaaaatatgtaatcatGATTTTatagatatgtttatttttagtattttgacTTTTACACTAGGTTTTGAAGTGACTTCTGTGATACCATTAGCGCTTCATCATATTGTataaagttttgtgtttttttttttttagtttactcAGTGACTTTTATTCTTCAATATACTTTTCTATTGTTATTGAGTATCTTTTGACTAAACTTAAAGCACTGTTTTTAACACTACTTCTAAAGCAGGTGTCATAGTGACAAATTCctcattttggttatttttttcagttcagTTTTGCCATGTCTAATATCCTTATTTTGCAGTTTTCCATTGAATCTTTTATGTACAAAAGTCTTTCTTCATAATGACTGTGAGGGCTGGGAAGAGCCTGCCAATGAGTGTCATGTTTAGTTGTAATTGCCCATTTTACCAGAAAAATATAGTCCTGTAAAACCCAGTGGTGCAGTGTTGAGATGGTGACACTATTAAGATCTGGGGACTAGGAAGAGTTGGTTAGGTCATTAGCTGTGTCATCTTGAAAAggattaatttatcttttatgagACTCTGACTAGTTCCTGAAGATTGAGACCTGTGCCTTAATCTCTCTTTGGCTTCAATATGTGATATCGTCCATGAATGCTTTTATCATTGTGATGCTATCCATAGGCTGAGCAGGTAGGGGAACCTATTGTGAAATTTCAGTCTCCAAAAAATGTGACTTAATAAACATCTCTCTTTACAAAGTCTCCAGCTTCGGATGGTTTATgctagtataaaaatatttttcacaattaTTAGAAAAAATCATCAATAAAGTTATAAATGTCATTTGATATAGGATGTAAATGATGAGAAACGATAAGCTCATATTCCATCTAAAGGTGGAAGCTACTATTCTGTTCAGCAAGAGTATGAGTGCAGTTGATGCTAGATTTAAAATTTCAAGGCAACTAGAAACAGTATTTTGTATGATAGCTTCTGATTTAAAAATACTGGCAACTGAtacaacaatatttttaaaacattgtgtgGGCCCAATAGAAACCATCTGTGGGTCAGTTTGGTTTCAAGTTTTTCTTAGACATGCTGAGTGAGTAAGCCATAGCCATTTTGAGGGCACGAGTTAGGAACACATCAGAAGAACTGGAAGCAAGCCATGCTAGTTCTAATCCCCAGTTGATggttttgcttctctgttcatTGCTAAAGTTTGGGAACTTACTGAAACATGCGTTTGTCCttgtaagaaaggaaagaacatatttttggaaagggaaaagaggTCTTGTGGAAAGTTCTAATTACTACTACTCACTCCCATAATAATTGCTACTTGTTAAGTAGTTTCTGTGTTCAGAGGATCTTTCAGATCTTATTTATTCCTCATAAAAATTCATGGAATAAATGTAATAATGCCTATTTGTTTCATCACTCTATAGACTCATGGCAAACCCTTATCACATTTTTTTCTAGGCATAGAGGTTACTTatcacacacatagcacacacatatacacacacactctaagaGATTATGAAAATCTTTATTAGTTGTATAATATAGGTTTCTGAGAATAGCCGGACAGGCTTGCTTAGCTGGTGTGAAAATAGTTTGAAAGAGTGGTGAAAGAAGACTAGTTTAGAATTTTTGCTATGGTTGGAGGGTAATGCTCACATTTAGACAAAACTTACAAGTTTATTTATCCATATTAATTAAAGAAAGGTGTCATTTGCTTTCTAATCAGATTTTCTGATCTTTATTGACACACAAAATTCTAAAATAGACTGGAATGGAATATAacaaaagtttctttattataagataaactcacagaaatagtagcaatccacagtcctctgcatttgcagggaactggaaccaaatccagcagccaagaggctcATCTGTTGTAGGAAGCTTTTGTTtgcctggccacccagaaccaaaataatcactcagaaactatattatttgtaaatactgtttggccaatagcttaatcatgttgctagctagctcttacacctagaattaacccatctccattattttgtattttactgtgaggctcgtggcctactgacaaggttctggctagaataaaaaggaaggttttttttttttttttttaactttaacgtagtaaaattgcatataacaaaacaggtatcaagcaagaaatatagTTAtactatttatatctattttatcttttatcctaactaaggaaaactataattatctattcttcaactccatcaaaggctcaagaaggatataatattacctaagtaaacaggaagtacattgtaaacaacttccaaaactctagaaataacagagacatcttgctgcctggagagtcacccaaagttcttttgtattgctggggcatccaccttcagcctacagtcccatagtatCGAGCAggattttccatgaagcaggaaatttcaaagacagttctgcctatattggcagtttgtcggtcatgttcttctgtatcctgcagaatgtctggcagtctctttcatgaagcaggaactctgaaggatcatctcacctttaggaaaattgaacagtcatttctctgtgggccctgcatgtctATTGTGTAGTagaagctgcgggctgtgttcctgccaccccagctcctggtctcctggctagcttatgccctgaaataacaacacacaaactgtattcttttaaacactgcttggcccattatacctagcctcttctcggctaactcttgcacctggactagcccatttctaataatgtgtgtagcaccccaaggtgcgcttactgggaagattttagcctatgtccatcctgggtcggagcttcattgcatctgccccagagagagagctatcgagtctgagctcacttcctctttctcccagcattctgttctgtttactccacctacctatgttctaacctatgagggccaagcagtttctttattttttaaccaatgaccttcctgcatcatttcccctttttctgtttaaacaaaaaaggaaggctttaactttaacatagcaaaattacatataacaaaacagttatcaagtaaaaattacaatatttacatctattttatctttatcataactaaggaaaactataactacagctaactattcttcaactccatcaaagactccagaaagatacaatattacctaagcaaacaagaaataagcaactttcaaactctagaaatgacagagacatctcgctgccttgacagtcacccaaagtttctctgtactgttggggcatccatcttcggcctacaggcccatagtttccagcagacatttccatgaagcaggaaatttcaaaggcagttcagtcactatctgctgtgttctgcagaatgtctcatagactctttcatgaatcaggaaccctgaaagatcatctcacctttaggtaagttcagtagtcctctctctgcgggttctctgtgtccagtttttgcaatagtccaggcaagagcagtttcttgcccaaatggctatcaaactccttaagtagcctcttcgatgcccatcttcctcttgaagtagattggtgctgccaggagcagacatgtctcattgtcatgaaaaaccctaagttattagaACAATTAAAATTCCATATTccataatctttgaaagatatgaagaatgtctatctaaaatatatctatgtacatctagaaaatgtaactactaacatgactacaaacttgactattatagatgattatctattaacaacctatctgcattacatttttaagtgaactacacaatcacaataccttaatcaagatcagaaatacatatacatataataaaattgaccttaaatctctatcaattaagccaaatctatactaatgcaaattattcatacctatatcatatccccctttaaatgtaaaagaacatttataaacaataattgggAACATgagcacagttttttctctccaaactgcttcctgttgaatgggggcgctgttattcaggtcttttatgggataacctgtgtgctaggttcatctcagttggcagttgagtgaagtaattttctgaaggtgttcacagcaatgtTTCAGGAGGatatggtctatcataccatattggaatagaaacaatccacagggtctcatcctctgtgaaaacaaaagaagaaactcttttccaaagtatcatatccttagatccaaattctgaagtcaaggtattttcaaaatatctatgttggattagttcagtagcatttataaacaaatatcttttagcagctgttgctccttcctcagcattcaaacaattcaaacagagcataataggatacagtatcaaaattctctgtgtattttccatctttgtgcactttattttaacccctattttgtttatttttacttttattttatattctctgtatatatttgtcctggaataactctgtagaccagactgtccttgaactctcagagatccttctgtctctgcctcccaggcattgggattaaaggtgtgtgctaccacaccttgaagtcacagaggtcaatctccctctgcctcccaagtgttgggattaaaggtgtgtactaccacacccaactactttcttccttcctttttttactcttaagaactttaacttttagcctgtatatatttttaacatactgtaaatcatttaaatgttttcttcaactttgaatctttcttttactgaatatctctctttttgtgaccacatgagcctttaaattactgagcaatatgggtaggattaaagccatggctttgaaggctggatccagcccattccttagctttccagcctcatggcggaggtaccgtttgtagccatgtttatcaccacaactctgtggcgtttcaaggtccctgccagcaagcaagctgcaacactatatccacagacaacactcaagtcctctctctgtagtcggccctcctgcctcaaacagtcagagtttgccctgacaggacagaccagaatgccagcattttaaaacatcacaacttttttcctgattCATCTGAAAACTAACAAGCAtccagtcagcttttatcaataccatttaagtgtttcgtgacTGGACCTCTTAatagctgcagggttttgcagctaaagctgagtcaggaagcctctcttagatgagagcgcttgcttgcctctagcaagcagagcagacccaagaaattgctgctaccatgtcgggcaccattctgtagtaggagctgc
The sequence above is a segment of the Chionomys nivalis chromosome X, mChiNiv1.1, whole genome shotgun sequence genome. Coding sequences within it:
- the LOC130868137 gene encoding small nuclear ribonucleoprotein Sm D2-like, whose amino-acid sequence is MCLLNKPKSEMTPEELQRREEEEFNTRPLSVLTQPVKNNTHVLINCCNNKKLLELVKAFDMVLEKEMWTEVPNNGQGKKKSEPVNKDRYISNTFLRKDSVILMLWNLNIAVK